From Pseudoleptotrichia goodfellowii, a single genomic window includes:
- a CDS encoding pheromone cAD1 o protein: MKKIIMLLMFLVGALTFSALQDGIYYVEKANGGNWKAFAKITVKGNKIIGAQYDRKNGTGELLSIDQKENEKYKSKFGESFRDSSFSMTRTLVSTQDINSVSGVKNSEALSEFKQLIQFLINKANSGEQGSFKM, encoded by the coding sequence ATGAAGAAAATAATAATGTTATTGATGTTTTTAGTAGGTGCTTTGACATTTTCGGCATTACAGGACGGAATATATTATGTTGAAAAAGCTAACGGGGGAAACTGGAAAGCATTTGCAAAAATAACAGTAAAAGGAAATAAAATTATAGGTGCTCAATATGACAGAAAAAACGGTACAGGAGAGTTATTATCAATAGATCAGAAAGAAAATGAGAAATATAAATCGAAATTCGGAGAGAGTTTTAGGGATTCGAGTTTTTCTATGACGAGAACATTGGTAAGCACTCAGGATATAAATTCTGTGAGCGGAGTAAAAAATTCCGAAGCATTATCCGAATTTAAACAGTTAATACAGTTTTTGATTAACAAAGCAAATTCAGGAGAGCAGGGAAGCTTTAAAATGTAG
- a CDS encoding toxin-antitoxin system YwqK family antitoxin, with the protein MKKTLKKSILILFSCIVLSSLSFSENINMNPKRSQDYSSLYTEAMNSVYSTPETVSLSNNFAITKEDSAPFTGKLVEFNKNSEIKSVKNFKNGLYDGKMYFYFDNGNLLKILEYSQGVQTGEEIEFYSDGISKTVKNYKNGLLNGVSYEYDPTGVLTSVTNYTNNRKDGKELTVSNGVIVLENNYNNGVLSGLSTSYYLDGTLRSTGNYVNNLRNGEWVWKYPDGTVKLVENYQNGKISGNITGYFPDGNKERVFQVTNGNGSFTQYYDNGKLKAKGSIVNYSSAGDWVFYDKNGNVMTTNPYFEEVVR; encoded by the coding sequence ATGAAAAAAACATTAAAAAAATCAATATTAATCTTATTTTCGTGTATTGTATTGAGTAGCTTGTCATTCTCGGAAAATATAAATATGAATCCGAAAAGATCCCAAGACTATTCTTCCCTTTACACAGAAGCTATGAATTCGGTTTATTCTACACCTGAAACAGTATCACTCTCAAACAATTTTGCGATTACAAAAGAAGATTCCGCTCCTTTTACCGGAAAACTTGTAGAATTTAATAAAAATTCCGAAATTAAATCAGTGAAAAATTTTAAAAACGGTCTTTATGACGGAAAAATGTATTTTTACTTTGATAATGGAAATTTATTAAAAATACTGGAATACAGTCAGGGAGTGCAGACAGGAGAAGAAATAGAGTTTTACTCTGACGGAATCTCAAAAACAGTAAAAAATTACAAAAACGGATTATTAAACGGCGTTTCTTATGAATATGATCCTACAGGTGTTCTTACATCTGTTACAAACTATACAAATAACAGAAAAGACGGGAAAGAATTGACTGTTTCAAACGGTGTTATTGTGCTTGAAAATAATTATAATAACGGTGTTTTGAGCGGATTATCCACTTCTTATTATTTAGACGGAACTCTAAGATCTACAGGAAATTACGTAAATAATTTGAGAAATGGTGAATGGGTATGGAAATATCCCGACGGAACTGTAAAACTCGTAGAAAATTATCAAAATGGTAAAATTTCCGGAAATATTACAGGGTATTTTCCTGACGGTAACAAAGAACGTGTATTTCAGGTAACAAACGGAAACGGAAGTTTCACTCAATACTATGACAACGGAAAACTTAAAGCTAAAGGCTCTATTGTAAATTACAGTTCTGCCGGCGACTGGGTTTTCTATGATAAGAACGGAAATGTAATGACTACAAATCCTTATTTTGAGGAAGTAGTAAGATAG
- a CDS encoding tetratricopeptide repeat protein, with protein MKIFNLFKRSVEKEDQKPEILENIMNENQEISYLDEFGKEQKILKSEWVNHHLKPAVEKNWNDVEELYSIVMDAFSKNVYYEAKDACLRIYSLDNNKERRTNVLGIYYIKNKEYDQAIDLYKKYTFYEKPSEAIYSNYAKVLEKKGNHEEAEKLYLKALNLNPNSSNAFKKYFDNIKKRNIAEYNTKLEEFAHLEDTWRAKLTLAVKYFKSNEIEKGKELLNKALKESEYDSEVMSMASGIYGMNSLFEEFENEILPNFNPEKHSAYTAMNILEYYKRNEDFEKGLELCKFASKFAWFEFTDNFINYEKIFLNMKIRADKEIEEENFYIEKPQEKFFTTNIPIWYYEFNNPAWILNKKKRTSPNLLILSFTSIGDYDKTSRNLAVSIPLFINEVLHYKTDLNYQLAVAYEGDYLKIANKRYSTDYMKLIKSQNPHLDYVLSGNVVKNVNEDKEEIFEIEIYLYDCSNEMKIKLIDASYKKDEVYKVQKDVVNKFNNFFECIDKNFEVTETNSENLLLYSPKIKFLIGNPKYKEFLSWKYKKLLFEQIKVVLDDRENELKKVNLVALLYEISKTNSQLLKCEKPSIYNMVSRGIFKSKVSRLLVPIIFNVYNDEANYDAYMETLNEENPLYIDWVNKFLDYVNED; from the coding sequence ATGAAGATCTTCAATTTATTTAAACGTTCGGTTGAGAAAGAAGATCAGAAACCGGAAATTTTGGAAAATATAATGAATGAAAATCAGGAAATTTCATATTTGGATGAGTTCGGAAAAGAACAGAAAATACTTAAATCGGAATGGGTAAATCATCATTTAAAGCCGGCAGTTGAAAAAAACTGGAATGATGTTGAGGAACTCTATTCAATAGTAATGGATGCCTTTTCCAAAAATGTTTACTATGAGGCTAAAGATGCGTGTCTTAGGATATATTCTCTCGATAATAACAAAGAGAGAAGAACAAATGTTTTGGGAATATATTACATAAAAAATAAAGAATACGATCAGGCGATAGATTTGTACAAAAAATATACTTTTTACGAAAAACCGTCTGAAGCTATTTATTCCAATTATGCAAAAGTTCTTGAAAAAAAAGGAAATCATGAAGAAGCAGAAAAGCTTTATTTAAAAGCATTAAACCTGAATCCCAATTCATCAAATGCTTTTAAAAAATATTTCGACAATATTAAAAAAAGAAATATAGCTGAGTATAATACGAAACTGGAAGAATTTGCCCATTTGGAGGACACATGGAGAGCAAAACTTACTCTTGCCGTAAAATATTTTAAAAGTAATGAAATCGAAAAAGGAAAAGAACTTTTAAATAAGGCTTTGAAGGAGTCCGAATACGATTCGGAAGTTATGTCTATGGCTTCGGGAATTTACGGAATGAACAGTTTATTTGAAGAATTTGAAAATGAGATTCTTCCTAATTTCAATCCTGAAAAACACAGTGCATATACTGCGATGAACATACTTGAATATTATAAAAGAAACGAAGATTTTGAAAAAGGTCTGGAACTTTGTAAATTTGCATCAAAATTTGCATGGTTTGAATTTACCGATAATTTTATAAATTATGAAAAAATATTTTTAAATATGAAAATAAGAGCTGATAAAGAAATAGAAGAGGAAAATTTTTATATTGAAAAACCTCAGGAGAAGTTTTTTACTACAAATATACCTATCTGGTATTATGAGTTCAACAACCCTGCATGGATCTTAAATAAAAAGAAAAGAACATCTCCGAATTTACTCATTCTTTCTTTTACTTCCATAGGAGATTATGATAAAACATCAAGAAATCTGGCTGTTTCAATACCGCTGTTTATAAATGAAGTTTTACATTATAAAACTGATTTGAATTATCAGTTGGCTGTTGCTTACGAGGGAGATTATCTTAAAATTGCCAATAAGAGATACAGTACAGATTATATGAAACTGATAAAAAGTCAGAATCCTCATTTAGATTATGTACTTTCAGGAAATGTAGTAAAAAATGTTAATGAAGATAAGGAAGAAATATTTGAAATTGAGATTTATCTTTACGACTGTTCCAATGAAATGAAAATTAAACTTATAGATGCATCGTATAAAAAGGACGAAGTATATAAAGTACAAAAAGATGTTGTAAATAAGTTTAATAATTTCTTTGAATGTATAGATAAAAATTTTGAAGTAACTGAAACAAATTCCGAGAATTTGTTACTGTATTCTCCGAAAATAAAATTTCTTATAGGAAATCCCAAATATAAAGAGTTTCTGTCATGGAAATATAAAAAACTGCTCTTTGAACAGATAAAAGTTGTGCTGGATGACAGAGAAAATGAATTGAAAAAAGTTAATCTTGTAGCTCTTTTATATGAAATAAGCAAGACAAACAGTCAATTACTGAAATGTGAAAAACCTTCCATATATAATATGGTTTCGAGAGGAATTTTCAAATCCAAAGTGTCAAGGCTTTTAGTTCCGATTATATTTAATGTGTATAATGACGAAGCTAATTATGACGCTTATATGGAAACTTTAAATGAAGAAAATCCTTTGTATATAGACTGGGTCAATAAGTTTTTGGATTATGTGAATGAGGATTAA
- a CDS encoding tRNA threonylcarbamoyladenosine dehydratase, producing MKHIFSRFSMLVGEKALDKLKNSNIIIFGIGGVGSYAVESFARSGIGSMTIVDYDEISESNINRQLHALHSTVGMSKGEIMKQRILDINPECNVKLRKELAFKNIDTFFEDNDEKYDFAVDAIDVIYSKIELIEYCYENNINIISSMGFGNKMHPEMIEISTIENTSVCPMARTVRRILRNKNIENIPVVYSKEKALVPDKSDDYSSEEPTDFRMNNELPNKITPGSNAFVPGTAGLIMSSYVIRVLLEIE from the coding sequence ATGAAACATATATTTTCACGTTTTTCAATGTTGGTAGGAGAAAAAGCATTAGATAAGTTAAAAAATTCAAATATAATAATTTTCGGCATAGGAGGAGTAGGTTCATATGCTGTAGAATCTTTTGCGAGATCAGGTATAGGAAGTATGACGATAGTGGATTATGACGAAATATCCGAATCGAATATAAACAGACAGCTTCATGCTTTGCACAGTACAGTAGGAATGTCAAAAGGGGAAATTATGAAACAGAGAATACTTGATATTAATCCTGAATGCAATGTGAAATTAAGAAAAGAACTTGCATTTAAAAATATTGATACATTCTTTGAGGATAATGATGAAAAATACGATTTTGCAGTAGATGCGATAGATGTGATTTACTCAAAAATAGAACTCATAGAATATTGTTACGAAAACAATATAAATATTATTTCTTCTATGGGTTTCGGAAATAAAATGCATCCTGAGATGATTGAAATATCTACTATTGAAAATACATCGGTTTGTCCGATGGCAAGAACTGTAAGGCGAATATTGAGAAATAAAAATATAGAAAATATACCTGTAGTTTATTCCAAAGAAAAAGCACTTGTTCCCGATAAATCGGATGACTATTCTTCGGAAGAGCCTACGGATTTCAGAATGAATAACGAACTTCCCAATAAAATAACACCCGGAAGTAATGCTTTCGTGCCGGGAACAGCAGGACTTATAATGTCTTCTTATGTAATAAGAGTTTTATTGGAAATAGAATAG
- a CDS encoding YfcC family protein codes for MKKKKFEFPSAFTVLFIIMVLSAVLTYLIPSGRFSKLVYDRGSNEFVITDQQGETTAKPATQEVLKELNIDLPLEKFTKEIIKKPMSIPGSYKRIPQQPQGFMEIIQAPIAGITDSVDIMIFVLILGGIIGIINKIGAFDAGIAALSKKTKGKEFILAFMIFTLITLGGTTFGMAEETIAFYPILMPIFLVSGFDAMTCIAAISLGSIIGSMFSTINPFSMIIASNAAGISFTEGLVFRIIALILAAAITIIYIYRYTEKVKKDRTKSVVYDQEKEIRERFLSNYEEGSKSEFTLRKKLSLLIFAMAFPVMIWGVSIEGWYFGEMSALFLTVAIVIMVVSGLPEKKSVSAFIQGAGDLIGVAMAVGLARAINVIMDNGYISDTLLDFFSHLVAGMNSGIFALMQFGIFSVLGIFIQSSSGLAVLSMPIMAPLADNAGVSREIIINAYSWGQGLMSFITPTGLVLVFLEMVGVTFDKWLKFVLPLFGIIAAFSAVMLVINTMF; via the coding sequence ATGAAAAAGAAAAAGTTTGAATTTCCGTCAGCTTTTACAGTATTATTTATTATAATGGTACTGTCTGCAGTGCTGACTTATTTAATTCCCTCGGGAAGATTTTCAAAGTTGGTTTACGACAGAGGATCCAATGAATTTGTAATAACGGACCAACAGGGAGAAACTACTGCAAAACCTGCTACACAGGAAGTTTTAAAAGAATTGAATATTGACCTTCCTTTAGAAAAATTTACCAAAGAGATTATTAAAAAACCGATGTCTATTCCGGGAAGCTATAAAAGGATTCCTCAACAGCCTCAAGGATTTATGGAGATTATTCAGGCACCGATTGCCGGAATAACAGATTCTGTGGATATTATGATTTTTGTTTTAATTTTAGGAGGAATTATAGGAATTATCAATAAAATAGGAGCTTTTGATGCAGGAATAGCTGCTCTTTCAAAGAAAACAAAAGGAAAAGAATTTATTCTTGCATTTATGATTTTTACTCTTATTACATTGGGAGGAACAACTTTCGGTATGGCAGAAGAAACGATAGCATTTTATCCTATCCTGATGCCGATATTTCTTGTGAGCGGTTTTGATGCCATGACTTGTATTGCAGCTATTTCGTTAGGCTCAATTATAGGAAGTATGTTTTCGACGATAAATCCTTTCTCAATGATTATAGCTTCCAATGCTGCGGGAATATCTTTTACTGAAGGTCTTGTATTTCGTATAATTGCTTTAATATTGGCAGCTGCGATAACAATAATATATATTTACAGATATACAGAAAAAGTAAAAAAAGACAGAACAAAATCTGTTGTTTATGATCAGGAAAAAGAAATTAGAGAAAGATTTTTAAGTAACTATGAAGAAGGTTCAAAATCCGAGTTTACATTGAGAAAAAAATTATCTTTGTTAATATTCGCAATGGCTTTTCCTGTTATGATATGGGGAGTTTCAATAGAAGGATGGTATTTCGGAGAAATGTCCGCATTGTTTCTGACAGTTGCAATTGTTATTATGGTTGTCTCCGGATTACCTGAAAAGAAATCTGTAAGTGCCTTTATTCAGGGGGCCGGTGATCTTATAGGTGTAGCTATGGCAGTGGGATTGGCACGTGCAATAAATGTTATAATGGATAACGGATATATTTCGGATACACTATTGGATTTTTTTAGTCATCTTGTAGCAGGTATGAATAGCGGAATCTTTGCTTTAATGCAGTTCGGTATATTCTCTGTGTTGGGTATATTTATCCAATCATCTTCGGGACTTGCGGTACTTTCAATGCCTATTATGGCACCCCTTGCCGATAATGCAGGAGTATCAAGAGAAATTATAATCAATGCATATAGCTGGGGACAAGGATTAATGTCCTTTATCACTCCTACAGGATTGGTTCTTGTGTTCCTTGAAATGGTCGGAGTTACTTTTGATAAATGGCTGAAATTTGTCTTACCGTTATTCGGAATTATAGCTGCTTTCTCTGCAGTCATGCTTGTAATTAATACAATGTTCTAA
- a CDS encoding MFS transporter codes for MTNNNNWKSKITLFLFSQTVSTLGSSVVNFSILWYITLKYSSGTFITILVLCTFVPQILISLFAGVWADKYNKKFIIMLSDSFIALATFIIVLFFLAGNHSLYIMYAATIVRSIGSGIQTPAISAVIPEITPEDKLLKINGINNTLQSVVALLSPAIGGVILGSLGIIYSLMFDIVTAVIGVGILSFLKISENQNKTEIHESGYSQLKSGLKYAKNNIAINRMLRFFTVIYILVTPIAFLYPLLIKRVFGDDIGKLTLTEVLWSIGMILGGLAVTFTKNVKNKIKLFLIVYFIIGIDFYILGLTRDFNVLLITLFLGGIFVIIGDTAEMTFIQENTDPEMMGRVLSMINLIRVFIFPVSILFFGPFADKIRLDYLIAGTSFLISIFALTKFFNKEFMKMGKRS; via the coding sequence ATGACAAACAATAACAACTGGAAAAGTAAAATAACTTTATTTTTATTCAGCCAGACAGTATCTACATTAGGCTCGTCTGTAGTAAATTTTTCCATTTTATGGTATATAACATTGAAATATTCATCGGGAACATTTATCACAATACTTGTTTTATGTACTTTTGTACCGCAAATATTAATTTCTCTTTTTGCAGGAGTTTGGGCTGACAAATACAACAAAAAATTTATAATAATGTTATCGGACTCTTTTATTGCTTTGGCAACATTTATTATTGTTCTATTTTTCCTTGCGGGAAATCATTCGCTGTATATAATGTACGCTGCGACAATCGTACGTTCCATAGGCAGCGGAATACAGACACCGGCAATATCGGCGGTAATTCCGGAAATCACTCCTGAAGATAAGCTGCTTAAAATAAACGGTATAAATAATACTCTTCAGTCTGTAGTTGCTTTACTTTCTCCTGCCATTGGAGGGGTAATTCTGGGCAGCTTGGGGATAATTTATTCTTTAATGTTTGATATAGTTACCGCTGTAATCGGTGTGGGAATATTAAGTTTTCTGAAAATTTCCGAAAATCAGAATAAAACCGAGATTCACGAATCAGGATATTCTCAACTAAAATCGGGACTGAAATATGCCAAAAACAACATTGCTATAAACAGAATGTTAAGATTTTTCACTGTTATTTATATTTTAGTTACTCCTATTGCTTTTTTATATCCACTTCTGATTAAGCGTGTATTCGGAGATGATATAGGAAAACTGACTCTGACCGAAGTTTTATGGTCTATAGGAATGATTTTAGGAGGACTTGCAGTTACTTTTACTAAAAATGTAAAAAACAAGATTAAACTTTTTTTGATTGTCTATTTTATTATCGGAATTGATTTTTATATTTTAGGATTAACAAGAGATTTTAATGTACTTCTGATTACTTTATTTTTAGGAGGAATTTTTGTAATAATAGGCGATACTGCCGAAATGACTTTTATTCAGGAAAATACTGATCCCGAAATGATGGGGCGGGTACTTTCCATGATAAATCTTATAAGAGTATTTATTTTTCCTGTTTCGATTTTATTTTTCGGACCTTTTGCCGATAAAATCAGACTGGATTACCTGATTGCAGGAACTTCTTTTTTAATATCGATATTTGCTTTAACAAAATTTTTTAATAAAGAGTTTATGAAAATGGGAAAAAGATCGTGA
- a CDS encoding aminoacyl-histidine dipeptidase, protein MRKLENIKPERVFYYFEEISKIPRDSYKEKEISDYLVKFGKEHNLECYQDEVYNVVLRKKASPGYENAEKIILQGHMDMVCEKTEDSNHDFTKDPIELIVDGNYLRANKTTLGADNGIAVAMMLAIVEDDSLKHGPLEFLITTSEEIDLGGAMALKPGILQGKMFINLDSEETGILTVGSAGGENIDILLPVKKTELKEGFTYKVKLQGFAGGHSGAEIHKDRENSNKAMNKVLKSLNEKEDIYLVSVSGGSKDNAIPRVAEAVITSSKDIKQTLGKILSEIKESYVKSEPQTELFFEETAFNGQVFEKEVLKKYIDLIEDIPTGVNTWMKEYPDIVESSDNIAIVTTEEKNIRIAISMRSSEPEVLEKIKENMAATAQKYGADYEFSANYPEWRYRPVSTLRDKAVEVWKELTGEEMEVKVIHAGLECGAIYHNYPDIDFISLGPDMQDVHTPEEKLDIASTEKIYSYVVKLLEELK, encoded by the coding sequence ATGAGAAAATTGGAAAATATAAAACCTGAAAGAGTCTTTTACTATTTTGAAGAAATTTCAAAAATACCGAGAGATTCATACAAAGAAAAGGAAATAAGTGATTATCTTGTAAAATTCGGAAAAGAACATAATCTTGAATGCTATCAGGATGAAGTTTACAATGTGGTTTTAAGAAAAAAAGCAAGTCCCGGTTATGAAAATGCCGAAAAGATTATTTTACAGGGACATATGGATATGGTCTGTGAAAAGACTGAAGACAGTAATCACGACTTTACTAAAGATCCTATAGAATTAATAGTGGACGGAAATTATCTGAGAGCAAATAAAACTACACTGGGAGCAGATAACGGTATTGCTGTGGCGATGATGCTTGCTATTGTAGAAGATGACAGCCTGAAACACGGTCCTTTGGAATTTTTAATTACAACTTCCGAAGAAATAGACCTTGGAGGAGCGATGGCTCTAAAACCGGGAATATTACAGGGTAAAATGTTTATAAATCTGGATTCTGAAGAAACAGGGATATTGACAGTAGGGTCTGCAGGAGGAGAAAATATAGACATTTTGTTACCTGTGAAAAAAACTGAACTGAAAGAAGGGTTTACTTACAAAGTAAAACTTCAGGGATTCGCAGGAGGACATTCGGGAGCTGAAATTCATAAAGACAGAGAAAATTCCAACAAAGCCATGAACAAAGTTTTAAAATCTTTAAATGAAAAAGAAGATATTTACTTAGTTTCTGTATCGGGAGGAAGTAAAGATAACGCTATTCCGAGAGTTGCAGAAGCGGTTATTACTTCGTCGAAAGATATAAAACAGACTTTAGGAAAAATATTGAGCGAAATAAAAGAATCTTATGTAAAATCAGAGCCTCAGACAGAACTGTTTTTTGAAGAAACGGCATTTAACGGTCAGGTATTTGAAAAAGAAGTTCTAAAAAAATATATTGATTTGATTGAAGATATTCCTACGGGAGTAAATACATGGATGAAAGAATATCCAGATATAGTGGAATCATCGGACAATATTGCGATAGTTACAACCGAAGAAAAAAATATAAGAATAGCAATATCCATGAGAAGTTCCGAGCCTGAAGTGCTTGAAAAAATCAAAGAAAATATGGCGGCTACAGCCCAAAAATACGGAGCAGATTATGAATTTTCCGCTAATTATCCTGAATGGAGATACCGTCCTGTATCGACTTTAAGAGATAAAGCGGTAGAGGTATGGAAAGAATTGACGGGAGAAGAAATGGAAGTGAAAGTAATTCATGCAGGGCTTGAATGCGGAGCTATATATCATAATTATCCCGATATTGATTTTATAAGTTTAGGTCCTGATATGCAGGATGTTCACACCCCTGAAGAAAAACTGGACATAGCTTCTACAGAAAAAATATATAGCTATGTTGTTAAATTACTGGAAGAGTTGAAATAA
- a CDS encoding prolyl-tRNA synthetase associated domain-containing protein, translating into MEQFEKVYEKLNELNISFEAVEHPAATTTEEADKYVEGIEGVLTKSLFLTNDKKTAYYLLIMDDHDKLDMNEFKEIVGAKRLKFASSDSLYKKMKLQPGVVSIFGLLNNPEKDIKLYFDTKILKEKRISFHPNDNTKTIFIGIDDMLKFIKNIGFEYEEVKFE; encoded by the coding sequence ATGGAACAGTTTGAAAAAGTTTATGAAAAACTGAATGAATTGAATATTTCTTTTGAAGCTGTAGAACATCCAGCAGCAACAACAACCGAAGAAGCCGACAAATATGTTGAAGGGATTGAAGGAGTTCTCACAAAATCTCTATTTCTGACTAATGATAAAAAGACAGCTTATTATTTGCTGATTATGGACGATCATGATAAACTGGATATGAATGAATTTAAAGAAATAGTCGGAGCAAAGCGTTTAAAATTTGCTTCCTCCGACAGTTTATACAAAAAAATGAAACTTCAGCCGGGAGTTGTTTCTATTTTTGGATTGCTGAATAACCCGGAAAAAGATATTAAACTTTATTTTGATACTAAAATATTAAAAGAAAAAAGAATAAGTTTTCATCCGAACGATAATACAAAAACAATATTTATAGGTATTGATGATATGTTGAAGTTTATTAAAAATATAGGATTTGAATATGAAGAAGTAAAATTTGAATAA
- a CDS encoding Gfo/Idh/MocA family protein: MRFGIIGTNWITDKLIDAGKGIEDFELAAVYSRKEETARAFADKYEVDTIFTDLGKMAESDKIDGVYIASPNSFHSSQSIMFLKNKKAVLCEKPATSNSRELEEVIKTAEENDTLYMEAMKIPFIPTYNVLKENLYRVGTIRKAVLGYCQYSSRYEDYKKGDIKNAFKPEFSNGALMDIGVYPLFLAISMFGNPENINAGGLILEKGKGIDAQGNINMYYKDMDVTVLFSKISDSFVPSEIMGEKGSLIIEHPSEMDKLYFIDRKNKNEKIDLTVQAKENRMYYELKHFIELFNEGKKESPVNNFALMQTVMKIMDEARKKIGIIFPADKIK; encoded by the coding sequence ATGAGATTCGGGATAATAGGAACGAATTGGATAACAGACAAACTGATAGATGCAGGAAAAGGAATTGAAGATTTTGAACTGGCTGCAGTTTATTCGAGAAAAGAGGAAACCGCAAGAGCTTTTGCCGATAAATACGAGGTAGATACAATATTTACGGATTTGGGAAAAATGGCTGAAAGTGATAAAATAGATGGTGTTTATATAGCATCTCCCAACTCTTTTCACAGCAGTCAGAGTATAATGTTTTTGAAAAATAAAAAGGCTGTTTTATGTGAAAAACCTGCAACTTCAAATTCGAGGGAACTTGAAGAAGTTATAAAAACTGCAGAAGAAAATGATACATTATACATGGAAGCAATGAAAATACCGTTTATTCCTACGTATAATGTATTAAAAGAAAATCTTTATAGAGTCGGAACAATAAGAAAAGCAGTATTGGGATATTGCCAGTATTCTTCAAGATACGAAGATTATAAAAAAGGAGATATAAAAAATGCTTTTAAGCCTGAATTTTCCAATGGAGCATTGATGGATATAGGAGTTTACCCCTTGTTTTTAGCGATTTCTATGTTCGGGAATCCCGAAAATATTAATGCAGGAGGATTGATACTGGAAAAAGGGAAAGGGATAGATGCACAGGGAAATATAAATATGTATTATAAAGATATGGATGTAACTGTATTATTTTCAAAAATTTCCGATTCTTTTGTACCGAGTGAAATTATGGGAGAAAAGGGATCTTTAATAATAGAACATCCTTCGGAAATGGATAAATTGTATTTTATAGACAGAAAAAACAAGAATGAAAAAATTGATTTGACAGTTCAAGCAAAGGAAAATCGAATGTATTATGAACTGAAACATTTTATAGAATTATTCAATGAAGGGAAAAAAGAATCGCCTGTAAATAATTTTGCTCTGATGCAGACTGTTATGAAAATAATGGATGAAGCGAGGAAGAAAATAGGAATAATATTTCCTGCGGATAAAATAAAATAA